In Leptospira koniambonensis, the following proteins share a genomic window:
- the ilvA gene encoding threonine ammonia-lyase, biosynthetic, with the protein MGISLVIDYIRKILDARVYDVAVHTPLDPMIRMSQRLNSSVLLKREDLQPIFSFKIRGAYNLISRLSLEEKKSGVICASAGNHAQGVALSSQKLGIKAIIVMPITTPSIKIEAVQYFGAEIILHGDTFDEAYSHARKLEKEKGLKFIHPYDDPDVIAGQGTVGLEILQQYPDPIEAVFIPIGGGGLAAGVASYIKFLRPEIKVIGVEPSDAASMKEAISAGERVILDRVGLFADGVAVRQAGEETFNICKELLDDLLVANTDEICAAVKDIFEDMRVIAEPAGALSLAGLKSYTTQNPNRTGALIAINSGANMNFDRLRHVAERAEIGESREILLGVTIPEKTGSYLKFVQTLGNKIITEFNYRYATDKQAHVFVGLKLKGAHSEKEKVISELESLGYEVLDISANETAKIHIRYMVGGRVSELKDEIILRCEFPERPGALLKFLESLGTNWNITLFHYRNHGADYGRVLVGFQVPSSDRERFRDRLKNLGYPYEEETDNPAYKMFLHNV; encoded by the coding sequence TTGGGGATTTCCTTAGTGATAGATTATATCCGTAAAATTTTAGACGCGAGAGTTTACGATGTCGCGGTCCATACGCCCTTGGACCCAATGATCCGAATGAGCCAAAGATTAAATTCTTCCGTTCTCTTAAAAAGGGAGGATTTACAACCAATCTTCTCCTTTAAAATTAGAGGAGCATACAATCTAATCTCCAGACTTTCACTTGAGGAAAAAAAATCAGGAGTGATCTGCGCTTCTGCAGGAAATCATGCACAAGGAGTTGCACTCTCTTCTCAAAAATTAGGGATCAAGGCAATCATTGTAATGCCTATCACTACCCCATCCATCAAAATAGAAGCAGTTCAATATTTCGGAGCAGAGATAATCCTTCATGGAGATACTTTTGATGAAGCATATTCTCATGCTAGAAAATTAGAAAAGGAGAAGGGGCTAAAATTTATACACCCTTATGATGATCCTGATGTGATTGCAGGGCAAGGAACAGTGGGTCTCGAAATTTTACAACAGTATCCAGATCCTATCGAAGCAGTTTTTATTCCAATTGGAGGCGGAGGTTTAGCAGCAGGAGTCGCTTCTTATATTAAATTTTTAAGACCAGAGATCAAAGTCATTGGAGTAGAACCTTCGGACGCAGCTTCTATGAAAGAAGCAATTTCCGCGGGCGAAAGAGTAATCTTAGATCGAGTTGGATTATTTGCGGACGGTGTAGCAGTCAGACAAGCGGGTGAAGAAACATTCAATATTTGCAAAGAACTCTTGGATGATTTACTAGTAGCAAACACAGACGAAATTTGCGCAGCAGTTAAAGATATATTCGAAGACATGAGAGTGATTGCAGAACCTGCAGGTGCATTATCACTTGCAGGATTAAAATCTTATACGACCCAAAATCCCAATCGAACAGGAGCACTTATCGCAATCAATAGTGGCGCTAATATGAATTTTGATAGGCTGCGACATGTTGCAGAAAGAGCAGAAATTGGAGAATCCAGAGAAATTCTACTCGGGGTCACCATCCCTGAAAAAACTGGAAGTTATTTAAAATTCGTGCAGACTTTAGGGAATAAGATCATCACTGAATTCAATTATAGATATGCAACTGACAAACAAGCACATGTATTCGTAGGATTAAAACTAAAAGGTGCTCATTCCGAAAAAGAAAAGGTAATCTCCGAATTAGAATCCTTAGGCTACGAGGTTCTGGATATCAGTGCAAATGAAACTGCTAAGATCCATATCCGTTACATGGTGGGTGGAAGAGTTTCGGAGCTTAAAGATGAGATCATTCTAAGATGTGAATTTCCAGAACGTCCAGGAGCTTTGCTAAAATTTCTGGAATCATTAGGTACAAACTGGAATATTACATTATTCCATTATAGAAATCATGGAGCAGATTACGGAAGAGTATTAGTCGGATTTCAGGTTCCTTCTTCTGATAGAGAACGTTTTAGAGATAGGCTAAAGAATCTAGGTTATCCTTATGAAGAAGAAACGGATAATCCAGCTTATAAAATGTTTTTACACAATGTTTGA
- a CDS encoding LIC_11366 family protein — MPGSYTVFTHPVPKPLLFKKPSGLKGRRASFYSIVLAGILFGMSSLSAEESVTTTPKLKEMPENRASEPADKWEFGARFGFGMRGPNRFDQNLNGFTSNLNPLVASQTKQENTRGSIQGEFLARTRLSENFKIGIIGGYRYFDPFHLTNLTSEPFYTNLNFQMESFYILGMVWQEGRLNRYFRWETGLGLGITRALWVTKGYATDGKEYYQQNGNMRGSGLEFRLEGSLIHPINERVSLSFGTYLAWINITSFDGSFNGNTSAFYVRQDGRVSPLTESANQDNILLSNQYSRKLDMQSAYGGLFFGVNYKL; from the coding sequence ATGCCGGGCTCCTACACAGTTTTCACGCATCCAGTCCCAAAACCACTCCTTTTTAAAAAGCCGTCGGGCCTCAAAGGAAGAAGAGCAAGTTTCTATTCTATCGTTCTAGCTGGAATTCTATTTGGAATGAGTTCCTTAAGTGCAGAAGAAAGTGTCACAACCACGCCTAAACTGAAGGAAATGCCTGAAAACAGAGCTTCTGAGCCGGCGGACAAATGGGAATTTGGAGCCAGATTCGGTTTTGGAATGAGAGGACCGAATAGATTCGATCAGAATTTAAACGGTTTTACTTCCAACTTGAATCCACTAGTAGCAAGCCAAACAAAACAGGAAAACACAAGAGGAAGTATCCAAGGAGAATTTTTAGCCAGGACCAGACTGAGCGAAAATTTTAAGATCGGGATTATAGGTGGATACAGATATTTCGATCCATTTCATCTTACAAATCTAACCTCTGAACCTTTTTACACAAATCTGAATTTCCAAATGGAAAGTTTTTATATTTTAGGAATGGTCTGGCAAGAAGGTAGACTGAACAGATACTTTCGCTGGGAAACCGGGCTCGGACTCGGGATCACAAGAGCATTATGGGTAACAAAAGGTTACGCCACGGATGGAAAAGAATATTACCAACAAAATGGAAATATGAGAGGAAGTGGATTAGAATTTAGATTAGAAGGTTCCTTAATCCACCCGATCAATGAAAGAGTCAGCTTAAGTTTCGGAACTTATTTAGCTTGGATCAATATCACTTCTTTTGATGGATCCTTTAACGGAAATACATCCGCTTTCTATGTGAGACAGGACGGAAGAGTTTCTCCTCTTACCGAATCTGCAAACCAAGACAATATATTACTCTCTAATCAATATTCCAGAAAGCTGGATATGCAGTCCGCATATGGCGGACTGTTTTTCGGCGTGAATTATAAATTATAA
- a CDS encoding START domain-containing protein encodes MKQLYLIVFLLIPMQLFSWDLEKEKNGITVHTREVEGSELKEFRGKVKLKADLNTVVSLIEDNPNYVTWFKDCKYAEAVKVLNTREKYIYIQNGAPWPVNDRDFVVHTVFSQDKNTGAVTYSIRSIDSIVAEKKGLVRGTLKGFWRLVPVGDEIEVTYQILSNPGGSIPSSIANFVVVDIPYETLKKMKEKVTESKYINSPKHPDLVLPVSK; translated from the coding sequence ATGAAACAATTATATCTTATTGTTTTTCTTTTAATCCCAATGCAGTTATTTTCTTGGGATTTGGAGAAGGAGAAAAATGGGATCACCGTCCATACCAGAGAAGTAGAAGGTTCTGAGTTAAAAGAATTCCGTGGTAAAGTAAAATTGAAAGCGGATCTGAATACAGTGGTCTCTTTAATAGAAGACAATCCGAATTACGTGACTTGGTTCAAGGACTGCAAATATGCAGAAGCAGTTAAAGTTTTGAATACAAGAGAAAAGTATATTTATATCCAAAATGGCGCTCCATGGCCAGTGAATGATAGAGACTTTGTGGTCCATACAGTTTTCAGTCAGGATAAAAATACTGGAGCGGTGACTTATTCGATTCGGTCTATTGATAGTATAGTAGCAGAGAAAAAAGGACTCGTAAGAGGTACTCTCAAAGGATTTTGGAGATTGGTACCGGTCGGAGATGAAATAGAAGTCACCTACCAGATCTTAAGCAACCCGGGAGGAAGTATCCCAAGTTCTATTGCAAATTTTGTAGTAGTAGATATCCCCTACGAAACATTAAAAAAAATGAAAGAGAAGGTGACTGAGTCTAAATATATCAATTCTCCCAAACACCCTGATCTGGTTCTTCCGGTTTCTAAATAG
- a CDS encoding SRPBCC family protein, with the protein MNEIKQPEFKEMILTRTLNAPRDLVWKAWTDPNMVSQWWGPHGFTAPLCQLDLRPGGKILIHMKDPEGGINPMNGTYKEIVALEKIVFSSYIAFEMDGKKPGAEIQITILFADKGSQTELQVRALPIKVDPELYPAVEGMEEGWTQTLDKLTAIFA; encoded by the coding sequence GTGAACGAGATCAAACAACCTGAATTTAAGGAAATGATACTGACCAGAACTCTAAATGCGCCAAGAGATCTGGTTTGGAAGGCTTGGACAGATCCTAATATGGTATCTCAATGGTGGGGTCCTCATGGTTTTACTGCTCCTCTCTGCCAATTGGATCTTCGTCCTGGCGGAAAGATACTCATCCATATGAAAGATCCGGAAGGTGGGATCAATCCTATGAATGGTACATATAAGGAGATCGTTGCCCTAGAAAAGATCGTATTCTCTTCTTATATCGCCTTCGAGATGGATGGTAAAAAACCTGGGGCTGAAATTCAGATCACCATTCTATTTGCGGACAAAGGATCTCAAACAGAACTCCAAGTGCGTGCACTTCCAATCAAGGTGGATCCGGAACTTTATCCTGCTGTGGAAGGTATGGAAGAAGGTTGGACTCAAACTCTTGATAAACTTACAGCAATTTTTGCTTAA
- the asd gene encoding archaetidylserine decarboxylase (Phosphatidylserine decarboxylase is synthesized as a single chain precursor. Generation of the pyruvoyl active site from a Ser is coupled to cleavage of a Gly-Ser bond between the larger (beta) and smaller (alpha chains). It is an integral membrane protein.), protein MLTTKLFPFLDLDLLKPYFYFLVFIGLYLTFRLKFPQVRFLFLAFKIFSGNMDYKGSRGRLVHSQAFYAGTGSSLLPGAVLGSALALVLAGPGVLVWIWLSSFLIMPLRFVSSTLAIRFRIKLESGRYLSGPMYFIEKALRARWLAIAFSLACLLTVLSMGSAMPILGASFLAQNGLDIQGMTVPFLVSIIVVFVVLGGIRRIGRVSSYIAPIGLILFFLSYVLLFRDHLGNFYAFLEAVFKDAMQPFSLLLGGGFSLARIFSTGTGMFFLSTETGIGKSAGVAGVVRTDSAAKQGIVSMLATFFEGFVISTLVIYALFSFGVKDLESVKNFLSVLINGPTDPARLALMASFLLFSIVAISGWFYTGEQNARYIFGEKFANAYRILFIASLLGSAYAYVQYGEEFLLQVFGIGYGLALITAVPVLISLVLLAKVAQAELRKFLEGGAHYEIFKDFYLLLLSILPKNLVSLLFGILASLRLPRFIMIPILKAFAKAYKINLNEAELEIQEYNSLNQFFTRALKAGARIIDSAENALVSPVDARITGFGDINDQVILQAKGVDYNLKELIGGEKYLSKFQNGKYITFYLSPQDYHRIHSPAYGRILGYYYEPGKLFPVNELAVFGIRGLFPKNERLITFLQTEFGLVAVIKVGASNVGRIRVTYDKKIITNTLIRTTKEEDYKDVSIMIEKGAELGRFEMGSTVILILERDTFDFADLPLNEKVTYGTTIGTFRKQFLKLPR, encoded by the coding sequence ATGCTGACTACTAAACTATTTCCGTTCCTGGATTTGGATCTCCTAAAACCTTATTTCTACTTTTTAGTTTTTATAGGGTTGTACCTTACCTTCCGTTTGAAGTTTCCTCAAGTAAGGTTCCTATTTTTAGCGTTTAAAATTTTTTCCGGGAACATGGACTACAAAGGTTCCCGAGGACGTTTGGTACATTCTCAGGCATTCTATGCCGGAACAGGTTCCTCTTTACTTCCTGGAGCAGTGCTTGGTTCCGCATTGGCATTGGTGCTCGCAGGTCCGGGAGTTTTAGTTTGGATTTGGCTTTCCAGTTTTCTGATCATGCCACTCCGTTTTGTATCTTCTACACTCGCGATCCGATTCAGGATCAAATTGGAAAGTGGAAGATATCTTTCTGGCCCAATGTATTTTATAGAAAAAGCGCTTAGAGCTAGATGGCTTGCTATCGCTTTTTCTTTGGCCTGCTTACTAACAGTACTTTCTATGGGAAGTGCTATGCCAATTTTAGGAGCTTCCTTTTTAGCACAGAATGGACTGGACATCCAAGGGATGACAGTTCCGTTTTTAGTTTCTATCATAGTAGTATTCGTAGTATTAGGTGGGATCAGAAGGATCGGAAGAGTTTCTTCTTATATTGCTCCTATAGGTTTAATTCTATTTTTCTTAAGTTATGTTCTATTGTTTAGAGATCATTTAGGAAACTTTTATGCGTTTCTGGAAGCAGTCTTTAAAGATGCAATGCAACCATTCTCTCTCTTACTTGGAGGAGGATTTTCTCTCGCAAGAATATTCAGTACTGGAACAGGGATGTTCTTCTTATCCACAGAAACTGGGATTGGAAAAAGTGCCGGGGTAGCAGGAGTGGTTCGTACTGATTCAGCTGCTAAACAGGGAATCGTGAGCATGCTTGCCACATTTTTCGAAGGATTTGTGATCTCTACTTTAGTGATCTATGCATTATTCTCCTTCGGGGTAAAAGATCTTGAGTCTGTTAAAAACTTCTTATCCGTATTGATAAACGGCCCAACAGATCCTGCAAGACTTGCTTTGATGGCGTCCTTCTTATTATTCTCAATAGTAGCAATTTCCGGATGGTTCTATACAGGAGAACAAAACGCTAGATATATTTTTGGAGAAAAATTCGCAAACGCGTATCGAATTCTTTTCATAGCTTCTCTACTTGGTTCTGCGTATGCTTACGTTCAATACGGAGAAGAATTCCTATTACAAGTATTCGGTATTGGTTATGGGCTCGCACTTATTACTGCAGTTCCAGTTCTGATCAGCTTAGTTCTATTGGCTAAGGTGGCTCAAGCCGAACTCCGGAAATTCTTAGAGGGTGGGGCGCATTACGAAATTTTTAAAGACTTCTATCTTCTTCTTCTTTCTATCTTACCTAAAAACTTGGTCTCCTTATTATTCGGGATCTTGGCTTCCTTAAGACTGCCTCGATTTATCATGATCCCAATATTAAAGGCATTTGCAAAAGCTTATAAGATTAATTTGAATGAAGCAGAGTTAGAGATCCAAGAGTATAACTCTTTAAACCAATTTTTCACCAGAGCATTAAAAGCTGGGGCAAGGATCATAGATTCTGCGGAGAACGCGCTTGTTTCTCCTGTAGATGCAAGGATCACAGGTTTTGGAGATATTAACGATCAGGTTATCTTACAAGCAAAAGGTGTGGATTATAACCTAAAAGAATTGATTGGCGGGGAAAAATACCTTTCTAAATTCCAAAACGGAAAATATATCACATTCTATCTTTCTCCTCAAGATTATCATAGGATCCATTCTCCTGCATATGGAAGAATATTAGGATATTATTATGAACCTGGAAAACTTTTCCCTGTAAATGAATTAGCAGTTTTCGGGATCAGAGGACTTTTCCCTAAAAACGAAAGATTGATCACATTCTTACAGACCGAATTCGGATTGGTTGCAGTGATCAAGGTGGGAGCTTCCAACGTGGGTCGTATACGTGTGACTTACGATAAAAAGATCATCACGAATACTCTCATTAGAACCACCAAAGAAGAAGATTATAAAGATGTTTCTATCATGATCGAAAAAGGTGCGGAACTCGGAAGATTCGAAATGGGTTCCACAGTGATTTTGATCTTGGAAAGAGATACTTTCGATTTCGCGGATCTTCCTCTGAATGAAAAGGTGACTTATGGAACCACGATCGGAACTTTCAGAAAACAGTTCTTAAAACTTCCGAGATAA
- a CDS encoding DUF971 domain-containing protein has protein sequence MSLSLKATTPETIEFDENILKIEWKDGVISEFPLLELRKRCPCVVCKGGHGGKVGATTGGITEAKLLSFSKVGRYAINLVWGDYHNTGIYSFDSLRLYAQGEPGDLGIP, from the coding sequence ATGAGTCTTAGTTTAAAAGCTACTACACCAGAAACCATAGAATTCGATGAGAATATTCTAAAAATAGAATGGAAAGACGGAGTTATCTCCGAATTTCCCCTATTAGAACTCAGGAAAAGATGCCCTTGCGTGGTTTGTAAGGGCGGTCATGGCGGGAAAGTAGGAGCTACGACTGGTGGTATTACAGAGGCCAAATTATTATCTTTTTCCAAGGTGGGAAGATACGCGATCAATTTGGTCTGGGGAGATTACCATAATACTGGGATTTACAGCTTCGATTCTCTCAGATTGTATGCTCAGGGAGAACCTGGGGATCTGGGAATTCCCTGA
- a CDS encoding SRPBCC family protein yields the protein MKAEVSVVGKEIIGIKTFDAPRELVWDAWTDPKHVAIWWGPNGFTNTIHEMSVKPGGIWRFIMHGPDGVDYPNRIEFIEVVKPEKLVYDHGDDSNPKQFHVTVLFEEEGSKTKLTMRSRFPSEDDIRNVADYALEGLRQTLGRLENFLEKK from the coding sequence ATGAAAGCAGAAGTTTCAGTAGTTGGAAAAGAAATTATAGGGATTAAAACATTTGATGCCCCAAGAGAATTAGTTTGGGATGCTTGGACTGACCCAAAACACGTGGCGATCTGGTGGGGACCAAACGGTTTTACAAATACCATTCATGAAATGAGTGTAAAACCTGGAGGAATCTGGAGATTTATAATGCATGGCCCCGACGGAGTAGATTACCCTAACCGTATCGAATTCATCGAAGTTGTTAAACCTGAAAAATTGGTCTATGATCATGGAGACGATTCTAATCCAAAACAATTCCATGTGACTGTTCTTTTCGAAGAGGAAGGTTCCAAAACCAAACTTACAATGAGATCCAGATTTCCGAGCGAAGATGATATTAGAAACGTTGCAGATTACGCGTTGGAAGGACTTAGACAAACTCTTGGCCGTCTAGAAAATTTCTTGGAAAAGAAATAA
- a CDS encoding DoxX family protein produces the protein MNLDIFKNETLNIKADVAILIARVVCGYAFILHGWGKIQDPLHWMGPDSSVPAIFQFLAALSEFGGGIAWVIGLLTRLASFGIVCTMIVAAYFHSVILGDSFINLTGGRSYELAGVFFTISLVFLTVGAGRFSLDQKIFGSKSE, from the coding sequence ATGAATTTAGACATATTTAAAAACGAAACCCTGAATATAAAAGCGGATGTCGCAATCTTAATAGCGAGAGTTGTATGTGGATACGCATTCATACTGCATGGCTGGGGAAAGATACAAGATCCTCTTCATTGGATGGGGCCTGATTCTTCTGTACCTGCTATTTTTCAGTTTTTAGCGGCACTTTCTGAATTTGGAGGAGGGATTGCTTGGGTGATCGGGCTTTTAACAAGACTCGCTTCTTTCGGGATCGTATGCACAATGATCGTAGCTGCTTACTTCCATTCGGTAATCTTGGGAGATTCTTTTATTAATTTGACCGGTGGGAGATCCTACGAATTGGCAGGAGTATTTTTCACGATCTCTCTGGTATTCTTAACAGTTGGAGCCGGAAGATTCTCTTTAGATCAAAAAATCTTTGGAAGTAAATCCGAGTAA
- a CDS encoding 7TM diverse intracellular signaling domain-containing protein, whose protein sequence is MKRFLDIQNFLPWRVFCKLSFILLTFSFFSPIFAFDPSSLPYDGISLVPHAEVWADEDGDTNFDKMQKKEFYPLTSASLGYSDQAHWFKIPLENKSSHTVYWILEIHYSQLDKAELYLASKGDKVLFRGGDRIPFSERPIQYRFPSFPLELKAGEKDTVYLKIQTKSSVNFAAFAYKSEDFFSNISNEQILLGIYFGSLLVMALYNLFLFLSTKEKTYLAFFGYVGAGVLAQWSLHGYSFQFFWPNSVVWASHIITSFTFLVSGTTADFIRLYFDAPNNYSNFNKLLRGISILSYILVVAGYFFPFGFALALYVFLSTVTLVAILYLGFQGFSRNLRPALFFLGAWLALVTGAFVFILRFSGIIPHTISLAYWGVELGTAMHILLLALALADRVSDLSKDLSSKVEDLNEAKQAIEQSELRFRNLFEGAEELLLTLDQEGNIKDANRTLSRLTGYKPAEVEGKNFLDLIYTLDTQEGSIVLLLAKEKLEEHLRTRKTVEFHSEFKQKYVMEPKPVKIRLQSFESEAGRKVLGKVSEISEDILSRFLVSESMHFTVNNYLRNADILSRQLTSHLSQFAGSEVITAIRTCLREVLINAIEHGNLGISFDEKTEAMKSGNYMEFIQKRQREAFYGARNVKVAYSLNLKRIGFEIEDEGDGFDFKKMLNLDGEKLNEESYTHGRGIMMTRKVFDVVKFNEKGNKVLLIKYLQKPLKYKREPSSLDID, encoded by the coding sequence GTGAAAAGGTTTTTGGACATCCAGAATTTTTTACCTTGGAGAGTTTTTTGTAAACTCTCGTTCATTCTTTTAACCTTTTCCTTTTTCAGTCCGATTTTCGCGTTCGATCCTTCTTCTCTTCCGTACGATGGAATTTCTTTGGTCCCTCACGCTGAGGTCTGGGCGGACGAAGATGGGGATACCAACTTCGACAAAATGCAAAAGAAGGAGTTTTATCCACTCACTTCGGCGAGTTTAGGTTATTCGGACCAAGCTCATTGGTTCAAGATCCCTTTAGAAAATAAATCTTCTCATACTGTTTATTGGATTTTGGAAATCCATTATAGCCAATTGGACAAGGCAGAATTATACCTGGCTTCCAAAGGGGACAAGGTTTTGTTTCGTGGGGGAGATCGGATCCCTTTTAGTGAAAGGCCTATCCAATATAGATTTCCAAGTTTTCCCTTAGAACTAAAAGCAGGGGAGAAGGACACAGTTTATCTAAAGATCCAAACTAAAAGTTCCGTGAATTTTGCTGCCTTCGCTTATAAATCAGAGGACTTTTTTTCTAATATAAGTAATGAGCAGATTTTACTTGGGATCTATTTCGGATCTCTTTTGGTAATGGCTTTATACAATCTGTTTTTGTTCTTATCTACAAAAGAAAAAACGTACTTAGCATTTTTCGGATACGTGGGCGCTGGGGTGCTCGCTCAATGGTCACTTCATGGATATTCTTTCCAATTTTTTTGGCCGAACTCAGTTGTTTGGGCAAGCCATATCATCACTTCTTTTACATTTTTAGTTTCCGGGACCACTGCAGATTTTATCCGCTTATATTTCGACGCACCTAATAATTATTCGAATTTTAATAAGTTACTAAGAGGAATATCAATTTTATCTTATATACTTGTGGTGGCTGGATATTTTTTCCCATTTGGTTTTGCATTAGCGCTGTACGTGTTTTTGTCCACAGTTACCTTGGTTGCGATCTTATATCTGGGCTTCCAGGGATTTTCAAGAAATTTAAGACCTGCACTTTTCTTTTTGGGAGCTTGGCTTGCGTTAGTTACTGGAGCATTTGTATTCATTTTACGTTTTTCGGGGATCATTCCTCATACTATTTCTTTGGCTTATTGGGGAGTGGAGCTTGGAACTGCAATGCATATTCTTCTTTTAGCGTTAGCATTAGCGGATAGAGTGAGTGATCTGTCCAAAGATCTTTCTTCCAAGGTAGAGGATTTGAATGAGGCAAAACAAGCGATTGAACAATCCGAACTTAGATTTAGGAATTTATTTGAAGGTGCTGAAGAACTTCTTCTTACATTGGACCAAGAAGGAAATATTAAGGACGCAAATCGTACTCTTTCCAGGCTCACAGGCTATAAGCCTGCAGAAGTCGAAGGTAAAAATTTCTTAGATCTGATTTACACTTTGGACACACAAGAAGGTTCTATCGTTCTTCTTCTTGCAAAAGAAAAATTAGAAGAACATTTACGGACAAGAAAGACAGTAGAATTCCATTCTGAATTCAAACAGAAATATGTAATGGAACCTAAGCCAGTAAAGATCCGACTTCAGTCATTTGAAAGTGAGGCGGGACGAAAGGTATTAGGTAAAGTTTCAGAGATCTCTGAGGATATTCTATCTCGATTTTTGGTCTCTGAGAGTATGCATTTCACAGTGAATAATTATCTTAGAAATGCGGATATCTTGAGTAGACAGCTCACTTCTCATTTAAGCCAGTTTGCAGGTTCAGAAGTGATTACTGCGATACGCACTTGTCTTAGAGAAGTTTTGATCAATGCAATTGAGCATGGAAACCTAGGGATCAGCTTCGATGAAAAAACGGAAGCGATGAAATCCGGAAATTATATGGAGTTTATCCAGAAAAGACAGAGAGAGGCTTTTTACGGGGCAAGGAACGTAAAAGTGGCTTATTCCTTAAATTTAAAACGGATCGGTTTTGAGATAGAAGATGAGGGCGATGGTTTTGACTTTAAGAAGATGTTAAACTTGGACGGAGAAAAACTGAACGAGGAAAGTTATACCCATGGACGTGGGATCATGATGACTCGAAAAGTTTTCGATGTGGTGAAGTTTAACGAAAAAGGAAATAAGGTCCTTCTGATCAAATATCTCCAAAAACCTCTGAAATACAAAAGAGAACCTAGTTCCTTAGATATTGATTAA